CGTTCAATTGCTTTCACCCTCCTTATTTGTCTGTCAGGTGACGAACGGCCTGCGCCAACTCCTCCGGATCCTTGGTCCGGACAAGTTTAGGCGGATCCAAAGGGGCAAATCCCGTTGGAGCTTTCGTCTCAGATGGTGGAAGGTTCTCCCCAGAGGAGGCGTTCTGTCCATGTTTGAGCAAGTCATTCAGCTCTTGTCCATCGTCTTCGAGTTTAATGTCCACCTGTGAACCTCTTAGTTCTTGAGCGCCCGGTGAATCATAACCATACCCATTTCCCTCTGATGAAGGGTTCAGCAGCAATCCCAGTCCCCAGCGTAAACCATAAGCAAGGACAAACCAGGCTACAAAGCCGATCAACCCGCGTATTAAACTGGTCATCAACACATTGCTGCTGTATGCTACAAAAAAAGTCAGAATAAATCCGACTATGCCTGCTCCAAGATTAATGCGGTAGTTTCCTATCATGTCTTATAGTTCCTTTACACCCATTTGGACACTTCGAATAGTCAAAAGTCCAGTTTCACAGTCCATTTCAATCGTTCGTCCATAATTCCCACCTGTATCTTCGGCAAGGAGTGGAATTCCAAGCTTTTCTAACCATTCCCGACAAGAATCCGCATTCCTCGGTCCGATACGCATCGTATCCCCTGCTCCCGCGAAGGCAAACATCTGAGACCCTCCAGCCATTTTGGACACAATACGTGAACGAGATGCACCGAGTTGTATCATTCTTTGTAACAATTCCGGCAATGCGGTATCTGCATATTTGGCTTTGTTCAAAGTTCCTTCACGAGCAATCTCTGAAGTGGGGAGCATGACATGCGCCATTCCGGCAAGCTTCAGATGAGGATCATACATTGTTAATCCCACACAAGAGCCCAAGCCAGTCGTACGGATTACGCCGGGAAGATGAGCAATGTTCAAATCCGCCATACCGACTTTAACGACGCTTTTGTCCTCAATCATGATCCAGTGGCACCCCTAGAGATTCAAATATCTTAGCAAATGATGGCGGGTCGGGAATCAGGAAAAATTGCCCCTCTACCTGATCTTCACCTTCAAAGAAAGATGTGTCAATCAATAATGCATCGTCTCCCATTTCACCAAACTGCAACAGACCATAACTCAAAATGGCTCCTGCCATATCAATAGCAAGTCCAGGAACGGTTGGATACATAGATAGTTTTGTGAAATCTGCCAAAGAAGAAAGGTATGAACCCGCCAAAATATTCCCGATTTCGGACAGAGCCGATTGTTCCATCTCCGTGAATGCAAGACCTTCCTTCAGATCAAAACCGGCAAGCCGGTTCAGCAGCATCTTGGCAGCCTCAGGCGTCATCATGAAGAACAGATTGCCTGGTGCTTCGCCTTCAACACGAAGAAATACAGTCACAACAATACGTTCATCTCCGCCCACTTTTTCAGCAACTTCTTCAAAAGGAAGCATCTGTACTGTGGGTACACCCATGTCAATCGGTCTATTGAGAAGCTGAGACAACGCCGTTGCGGCGTTGCCTGCTCCAATGTTACCGACCTCTTTGAGTACATCCATTTGGAAACCCTCAAATCGGTTGAACAGCTCCACGGTGTTAGCCCTCAATACTTTCCAGCTGTACAATCTCGCTTTTATTTAATACTTCGTTCAGGTTAAGCATTATCAACAAGCGCGCATCCTCCAGCTTGGCTACACCGCGCAGGTATCTTGCTTTGACTCCACCAACCACTTCAGGCGGACTATCGATAGCATCTCGTTTGATGTCAATAACATCATTTGCAGAATCAACGATAAAGCCAACTTGCATATCGTCCACACCTACAATGACAATACGGGTTTGATCCGTATATTCTGTTTCCGGCAAAGCGAAGCGACCACGCAGATCAATGACGGGAATAACGACACCAC
Above is a window of Paenibacillus sp. E222 DNA encoding:
- a CDS encoding chemotaxis protein CheD, with the protein product MIEDKSVVKVGMADLNIAHLPGVIRTTGLGSCVGLTMYDPHLKLAGMAHVMLPTSEIAREGTLNKAKYADTALPELLQRMIQLGASRSRIVSKMAGGSQMFAFAGAGDTMRIGPRNADSCREWLEKLGIPLLAEDTGGNYGRTIEMDCETGLLTIRSVQMGVKEL
- a CDS encoding chemotaxis protein CheC; the protein is MDVLKEVGNIGAGNAATALSQLLNRPIDMGVPTVQMLPFEEVAEKVGGDERIVVTVFLRVEGEAPGNLFFMMTPEAAKMLLNRLAGFDLKEGLAFTEMEQSALSEIGNILAGSYLSSLADFTKLSMYPTVPGLAIDMAGAILSYGLLQFGEMGDDALLIDTSFFEGEDQVEGQFFLIPDPPSFAKIFESLGVPLDHD
- a CDS encoding chemotaxis protein CheW, which produces MEEELKVIVFKLGSEEYGIEVDKVQTIERMMPITRVPKTFSFVKGVINLRGVVIPVIDLRGRFALPETEYTDQTRIVIVGVDDMQVGFIVDSANDVIDIKRDAIDSPPEVVGGVKARYLRGVAKLEDARLLIMLNLNEVLNKSEIVQLESIEG